In one Sphingobium sp. MI1205 genomic region, the following are encoded:
- a CDS encoding NAD(P)-dependent oxidoreductase, with amino-acid sequence MANIAFIGLGIMGGPIAGHLAKAGHNLTVYNRSIGKAKRWAETYGGAVAVSPAKAAEDAEIVISCVGTDDDLSQVTLGREGAFRTMKPGGLFIDHTTVSARIARQLFVEGESRGLHCVDAPVSGGQAGAENGRLSIMCGGAEPAVEAAQIVMQSYAARIVHVGAAGAGQTTKMVNQICIAGVIQGLSEALRFAQAADLDLDKVFEAISGGAAQSWQMDNRWKTMAQDSFDFGFAVDWMRKDLDLALEEARANGATLPVTALVDQFYGDVQAMGGNRQDTSALVRRITRA; translated from the coding sequence ATGGCTAATATCGCGTTTATCGGCCTGGGGATCATGGGCGGCCCGATAGCCGGGCACTTGGCCAAGGCTGGGCACAATCTGACAGTCTACAACCGTTCCATCGGCAAGGCGAAGCGCTGGGCGGAAACCTATGGCGGCGCGGTGGCGGTAAGTCCGGCCAAGGCCGCCGAGGACGCGGAAATCGTCATCAGCTGCGTGGGCACCGACGATGATCTGTCCCAGGTCACCTTGGGCCGTGAAGGTGCATTCCGCACCATGAAGCCGGGCGGCCTGTTTATAGACCACACGACCGTTTCGGCGCGGATTGCGCGCCAGTTGTTCGTTGAGGGCGAAAGCCGGGGCCTGCACTGCGTAGATGCACCGGTATCGGGCGGGCAGGCGGGCGCAGAAAATGGGCGTCTATCCATCATGTGCGGGGGCGCGGAACCAGCGGTGGAAGCGGCGCAGATAGTGATGCAATCCTATGCAGCGCGTATTGTCCATGTCGGCGCCGCTGGCGCTGGCCAGACAACCAAAATGGTGAACCAAATCTGCATCGCCGGCGTCATACAGGGCCTGTCGGAGGCGCTACGCTTTGCCCAAGCGGCGGACCTGGACCTGGACAAGGTGTTCGAGGCAATTTCGGGAGGAGCAGCGCAAAGCTGGCAGATGGACAATCGCTGGAAGACAATGGCTCAGGACAGTTTCGATTTTGGCTTCGCAGTTGACTGGATGCGCAAGGACTTGGACCTGGCGCTGGAGGAGGCGCGGGCCAATGGAGCGACGTTACCTGTGACAGCATTAGTCGATCAGTTCTACGGCGATGTGCAGGCGATGGGCGGCAACCGCCAGGATACAAGTGCGCTTGTGCGACGGATCACCCGGGCATGA
- a CDS encoding threonine ammonia-lyase translates to MNTLSKIESAMPLPVTVDDILAARVRISGAVVHTPTMVSQTLSNMLGCKVFLKFENLQFTAAYKERGALNRLLQLDKAAKEKGVIAASAGNHAQGLAYHGRRLGVPVTIVMPVTTPTVKVTQTQGHGATVVLHGEKFDDASTYARQLAKEHGLTFVHPFDEPDIMAGQGTVALEMLEDAPEIDTLIIPIGGGGLFSGMATAAKAMKPDIKVYGVQAELYPSMYSHIKGSKLACDGDTLAEGIAVKEPGELTRRFVERLADDVLLVSERHLEEAVSLLLQIEKTVVEGAGAAGLAALITHKELFAGRNVGLVLTGGNIDTRLLANVLLRDLARSGRLARLRIILQDRPGALFHVARIFDQEAVNILELSHQRIFTNLPAKGLSLDVECETRDGAHLERLVTALRAAGYEVAPIEVA, encoded by the coding sequence ATGAACACCTTGAGCAAGATCGAAAGCGCGATGCCGCTGCCCGTTACCGTCGATGACATATTGGCGGCGCGCGTGCGGATTTCGGGCGCGGTCGTGCATACCCCGACTATGGTCAGCCAGACGCTGTCCAATATGCTTGGCTGCAAGGTCTTTCTGAAGTTTGAAAACCTTCAGTTCACTGCCGCCTACAAGGAGCGCGGAGCGCTCAACCGGTTGCTTCAGCTGGACAAGGCGGCGAAGGAAAAAGGCGTCATCGCCGCTTCAGCCGGTAATCACGCGCAAGGCCTGGCCTACCATGGCCGCCGTTTGGGCGTGCCGGTGACAATCGTCATGCCCGTGACCACGCCAACGGTGAAGGTGACCCAGACGCAAGGTCATGGCGCGACCGTTGTCCTGCATGGCGAAAAGTTTGATGATGCCAGCACCTACGCGCGCCAGCTCGCCAAGGAGCACGGCCTCACCTTCGTTCATCCGTTCGATGAACCCGATATCATGGCGGGGCAGGGGACGGTCGCGTTGGAAATGCTGGAAGACGCGCCAGAGATCGACACGCTGATCATCCCGATCGGAGGCGGCGGTCTGTTTTCCGGCATGGCGACAGCGGCCAAGGCGATGAAGCCCGATATAAAGGTTTATGGTGTGCAGGCGGAACTTTATCCGTCGATGTACAGCCATATAAAGGGATCGAAACTCGCTTGTGACGGCGACACGCTTGCCGAAGGTATAGCTGTTAAGGAACCGGGCGAACTCACCCGCCGCTTTGTCGAGCGGCTGGCCGACGATGTGCTGCTAGTCAGCGAACGTCATCTGGAAGAAGCGGTAAGCCTGCTGCTACAGATCGAAAAGACCGTGGTGGAGGGCGCCGGGGCTGCTGGCCTCGCCGCACTGATCACGCACAAGGAACTGTTTGCGGGGCGTAATGTCGGCTTGGTGCTGACCGGCGGCAATATCGACACACGCCTGCTGGCAAATGTGCTATTGCGTGACCTTGCTCGATCAGGCCGGTTGGCGCGCCTTCGTATCATTCTGCAGGATCGGCCGGGCGCGCTCTTTCACGTCGCGCGCATTTTCGATCAGGAAGCGGTGAACATTCTGGAGTTGTCGCACCAGCGCATCTTCACCAATCTTCCGGCCAAGGGATTGAGCCTCGACGTCGAGTGCGAGACTCGCGATGGCGCGCATCTGGAACGGCTGGTCACCGCGCTTCGTGCCGCAGGTTATGAGGTCGCTCCGATCGAGGTAGCCTGA